From one Salmo salar chromosome ssa09, Ssal_v3.1, whole genome shotgun sequence genomic stretch:
- the olfcn1 gene encoding extracellular calcium-sensing receptor gives MPSLFKAGDVMIGGIFPVFNKQEDSSASFVKEPDKVKCAGFDLRAFRWTQVMMFAIDEINKDSSLLPNVSLGYRILDSCASPTNTIRAALTLVSSPVEIEPTAPCLPTISALIAESGSSQSLAVAGTLGPFRVPMVSYFSTCACLSDKGKYPTFFRTIPSDYHQAKALAALVKHFGWTWIGAIQSDNDYGRNGVQAFTEEVKKLGVCIAFVGTVLRTYPSSKILDVVDMIKQSTVQVILSFVPEGDLYPLMREVVRQNITHIQWIASEAWITAARPSTPEIYSSFGGAIGFVVRKMAIPKLRHFLMGISPYTDRKAAFVRDFWEKMVGCWPLSAGEPSGSERSSKTCTGAETLVDSQDLFFNVTQLRVSYNVYKAVYAVAHALHRLIFCKKEGESPMRPCVNLSQIQPNEVSDQLKTVHFINQFGEAVFFDGNGDPPASYDVINWQLRAGQVQHVTVGQFGLAANQAYELSIQEDSIVWRTGKSVIPVAVCSQICPVGTRKAQIKGKSVCCFDCIPCADGTIANATGAADCSPCPQEYWSNDGRDQCILKTVEFLSYHEPMGIALTMVSLLGACLSFATMLVFIHYKDTPVVKASNSELSSLLLFSLFLCFLCPLTFIGRPTAWTCMLRHTAFGVTFALCISCMLGKTIVVVTAFRATLPGNNVAGKFGPSQQRIIVCSCTVVQIFICVLWLNLNPPYRDFRYSHRKIVLECNTGSETAFYAVLGYIGILAGICLVLAFLSRKLPDNFNEAKFITFSMLIFCAVWITFIPAYVSSPGKFTVAVEIFAILSSAFGLLICIFAPKCYILFIKPERNTKKHVMGRN, from the exons AGTGATGATGTTTGCGATTGATGAAATAAACAAAGACAGTAGTCTACTACCCAACGTCTCCCTAGGCTACAGGATCCTTGACTCGTGTGCATCTCCGACCAATACTATACGGGCTGCTCTGACGTTGGTTAGCAGTCCAGTGGAGATCGAGCCCACTGCCCCATGCCTACCTACTATATCTGCCCTTATAGCTGAATCAGGCTCCTCTCAGTCCCTGGCTGTGGCTGGAACACTGGGACCATTCAGAGTGCCAATG GTCAGTTACTTCTCTACATGTGCATGTCTGAGTGACAAAGGTAAATACCCCACATTCTTCCGCACCATCCCCAGCGACTACCATCAGGCTAAGGCTTTAGCAGCCCTGGTCAAGCACTTTGGCTGGACTTGGATTGGGGCGATACAGTCCGATAATGACTATGGGCGGAATGGGGTCCAAGCCTTCACTGAAGAGGTTAAAAAACTTGGGGTTTGCATTGCGTTTGTTGGGACGGTGTTACGAACTTACCCAAGCAGTAAAATCCTTGATGTGGTGGACATGATCAAACAATCAACAGTCCAAGTCATCCTGTCCTTTGTTCCTGAGGGGGACCTTTACCCGCTGATGAGGGAGGTGGTGAGGCAGAACATAACGCACATTCAGTGGATCGCCAGTGAGGCTTGGATCACAGCAGCCCGGCCCTCCACCCCTGAAATATACAGCTCCTTCGGTGGTGCCATAGGATTTGTGGTGCGGAAGATGGCCATCCCAAAACTACGACACTTTCTCATGGGCATCAGTCCATACACAGATCGAAAGGCTGCCTTTGTGAGGGATTTCTGGGAGAAGATGGTGGGTTGTTGGCCTCTCTCAGCCGGTGAGCCCTCAGGCTCTGAGAGGAGCAGTAAGACGTGTACTGGAGCGGAGACACTTGTGGACTCACAGGATCTGTTCTTCAACGTCACACAGCTGAGAGTGTCCTATAATGTGTATAAGGCAGTGTATGCTGTTGCACATGCCCTTCATCGCTTAATATTTTGCAAAAAAGAAGGTGAAAGCCCTATGAGACCATGTGTAAATCTATCACAGATACAGCCTAATGAG GTCAGTGATCAACTGAAGACTGTGCATTTCATAAATCAATTCGGTGAGGCTGTGTTCTTTGACGGAAATGGAGACCCCCCTGCCTCGTATGACGTCATCAACTGGCAGCTGAGGGCAGGGCAGGTGCAGCATGTGACTGTGGGCCAGTTTGGCTTAGCTGCTAACCAGGCCTACGAACTCAGCATCCAGGAAGATAGCATAGTCTGGAGGACAGGGAAATCGGTA ATTCCTGTAGCAGTGTGCTCTCAAATCTGCCCTGTTGGAACCAGAAAAGCACAAATCAAAGGAAAATCTGTCTGCTGTTTTGATTGCATCCCCTGTGCTGATGGGACAATAGCCAATGCAACAG GAGCAGCGGACTGCAGCCCATGTCCACAGGAGTACTGGTCCAACGACGGGAGGGACCAATGCATCCTGAAAACAGTCGAGTTCCTGTCTTACCACGAACCAATGGGGATCGCCCTTACTATGGTGTCCCTGCTCGGGGCCTGCCTGTCGTTTGCCACCATGCTGGTGTTCATCCACTATAAGGACACACCAGTGGTCAAGGCCAGTAACtctgagctgagctctctactgctgttctctctcttcctgtgcTTCCTCTGTCCCCTCACTTTCATCGGCAGGCCCACTGCCTGGACTTGCATGTTGCGCCACACCGCCTTCGGGGTGACCTTTGCCCTCTGCATCTCCTGCATGCTGGGCAAGACCATCGTGGTGGTAACAGCCTTCAGGGCTACGCTGCCCGGCAACAACGTGGCAGGGAAGTTTGGGCCCTCCCAGCAGAGGATCATCGTGTGCTCCTGCACAGTGGTTCAGATATTTATCTGTGTGCTCTGGCTAAACCTGAACCCACCTTACAGGGACTTCAGATATAGTCATAGGAAAATAGTTCTAGAATGTAATACTGGTTCCGAGACTGCATTCTATGCAGTGTTGGGATATATAGGTATTCTTGCAGGGATATGCTTGGTTCTAGCTTTTCTGTCTCGTAAGCTGCCTGATAACTTCAATGAGGCCAAATTCATCACCTTCAGCATGCTCATATTCTGTGCAGTCTGGATCACCTTTATCCCAGCTTATGTCAGCTCTCCTGGGAAGTTCACTGTAGCTGTGGAGATCTTTGCTATTCTGTCTTCCGCCTTTGGATTATTGATTTGTATTTTTGCTCCAAAATGTTATATACTTTTTATAAAACCAGAGAGAAATACCAAGAAACATGTCATGGGGAGGAATTGA